One genomic region from Conexibacter woesei DSM 14684 encodes:
- a CDS encoding acyl-CoA dehydrogenase family protein: MDLTYTPAEEAFRAEARAWLEANVPHGLESGDTAAGFAQHLEWERTLFEAGWAVVSWPRAYGGRDASIWEWLIFEEEYYRAGAPMRVTQNGIFLLAPTIFELGTPEQQERLLPRMAAGADLWCQGWSEPGAGSDLAATKARAVRDEQRGGWRLTGQKTWTTRGAFCTHMFGLFRTDAESERHRGLTYFMVPLDAPGVTVRGFGRLDGDEGFAEVFLEDAFVGDDAVLGGVDSGWSVAMATTGSERGLTLRSPGRFLSAAERLVALARERGAAGDALARDRVARAWIDAEAYQLFTLQQVTEIAAGAATGARSSLNKLFWSELDVRLHETALDLLGPEAELDGPWSRGFLFALAGPIYAGTNEIQRNIVAERVLGLPRK, translated from the coding sequence GTGGACCTGACGTACACCCCCGCGGAGGAGGCGTTCCGCGCGGAGGCGCGCGCGTGGCTGGAGGCGAACGTGCCGCACGGGCTGGAGTCCGGCGACACCGCCGCGGGCTTCGCCCAGCACCTCGAATGGGAGCGGACGCTGTTCGAGGCGGGCTGGGCCGTCGTCTCCTGGCCGCGGGCTTACGGCGGCCGCGACGCCTCGATCTGGGAGTGGCTGATCTTCGAGGAGGAGTACTACCGCGCCGGCGCCCCGATGCGCGTGACGCAGAACGGCATCTTCCTGCTCGCCCCGACGATCTTCGAGCTCGGCACGCCCGAGCAGCAGGAGCGGCTGCTGCCGCGGATGGCGGCGGGCGCAGACCTCTGGTGCCAGGGCTGGTCGGAGCCGGGCGCCGGCAGCGACCTCGCCGCGACGAAGGCGCGCGCCGTCCGCGACGAGCAGCGCGGCGGCTGGCGGCTGACCGGGCAGAAGACGTGGACGACGCGCGGCGCCTTCTGCACGCACATGTTCGGGCTCTTCCGCACCGACGCCGAGAGCGAGCGCCACCGCGGCCTGACCTACTTCATGGTGCCGCTCGACGCCCCCGGCGTGACCGTGCGCGGCTTCGGCCGCCTCGACGGCGACGAGGGCTTCGCGGAGGTCTTCCTCGAAGACGCCTTCGTCGGCGACGACGCCGTGCTCGGCGGCGTCGACAGCGGCTGGAGCGTCGCGATGGCGACGACCGGCTCCGAGCGCGGTCTGACGCTGCGCTCCCCGGGCCGCTTCCTCAGCGCCGCCGAGCGCCTCGTCGCGCTGGCGCGCGAGCGCGGCGCGGCCGGCGACGCGCTTGCGCGCGACCGCGTGGCGCGGGCGTGGATCGACGCCGAGGCGTACCAGCTGTTCACGCTCCAGCAGGTGACCGAGATCGCCGCCGGCGCCGCGACCGGCGCCCGCTCCAGCCTCAACAAGCTGTTCTGGTCCGAGCTCGACGTGCGCCTGCACGAGACGGCGCTCGACCTGCTCGGGCCCGAGGCCGAGCTCGACGGACCGTGGTCGCGCGGCTTCCTCTTCGCGCTCGCCGGCCCGATCTACGCCGGCACCAACGAGATCCAGCGCAACATCGTCGCCGAGCGCGTGCTCGGTCTGCCCCGGAAGTGA
- a CDS encoding enoyl-CoA hydratase family protein, translating to MTPPALVTATVGDDGIAEVVVEAPPVNALTVAGWFELARVLRELGDDDAVRVVVLRAEGRGFNAGVDIKEIQADAGGHRALLGANRGCYAAFAAVYECAVPVVAAVHGFCLGGGIGLVGNADVIVASDDATFGLPEVDRGALGAATHLARLVPQHKMRAMMYTSATATAAELHAFGSVLEVVPRERLRDAARVVAAQIAAKNPLVIRAAKEALNGIDPVDVKRSYRFEQGFTFELNLDGVADEVRDTFGRTEG from the coding sequence ATGACTCCACCCGCACTCGTCACCGCGACCGTCGGCGACGACGGGATCGCCGAGGTCGTCGTCGAAGCCCCGCCGGTCAACGCGCTCACCGTCGCCGGCTGGTTCGAGCTGGCGCGCGTCCTGCGCGAGCTGGGCGACGACGACGCCGTGCGCGTCGTCGTCCTGCGCGCCGAGGGCCGCGGCTTCAACGCCGGCGTCGACATCAAGGAGATCCAGGCCGACGCCGGCGGCCACCGCGCGCTGCTCGGCGCCAACCGCGGCTGCTACGCCGCGTTCGCCGCCGTCTACGAGTGCGCGGTCCCGGTCGTCGCGGCCGTCCACGGCTTCTGCCTCGGCGGTGGGATCGGCCTCGTCGGCAACGCCGACGTGATCGTCGCCTCCGACGACGCGACCTTCGGGCTGCCTGAGGTCGACCGCGGCGCGCTCGGCGCCGCGACCCACCTCGCCCGCCTCGTCCCCCAGCACAAGATGCGGGCGATGATGTACACCTCCGCAACCGCGACGGCCGCCGAGCTGCACGCCTTCGGCTCGGTCCTGGAGGTCGTGCCGCGCGAGCGGCTGCGCGACGCCGCCCGCGTCGTCGCCGCGCAGATCGCCGCGAAGAACCCGCTCGTGATCCGCGCCGCGAAGGAGGCGCTCAACGGGATCGACCCGGTCGACGTCAAGCGCAGCTACCGCTTCGAGCAGGGCTTCACGTTCGAGCTGAACCTCGACGGCGTCGCGGACGAGGTCCGCGACACGTTCGGGCGCACGGAGGGCTGA
- a CDS encoding SDR family oxidoreductase, which yields MPPTTPQPPAGRSLLAGRVVLVTAAAGTGIGYAAAERCVLEGARVVLSDRHERRLAEAADRLAEPAGERPLAIPCDVTAEADVQRMIDTVVAEHGRLDVLVNNAGLGGEASIVEMTDEQWSTVLDVTLNGTFRCTRAALRHMVARGSGAIVNNASISGWRAQAGQAHYAAAKAGVMALTRCAALDVAASGVRVNAVSPSLARHPHLAKTSSEELLAGLATREAFGRAAEPWEVATVIAFLASNYASYMTGEVVSVSSQHP from the coding sequence ATGCCACCAACCACACCACAACCACCCGCGGGCCGGTCGCTGCTGGCCGGCAGAGTCGTCCTCGTCACCGCGGCCGCGGGCACCGGCATCGGCTACGCCGCCGCCGAGCGCTGCGTGCTCGAAGGGGCGCGCGTCGTGCTCAGCGACCGCCACGAGCGCCGGCTCGCAGAGGCGGCCGACCGGCTCGCCGAGCCGGCCGGCGAGCGGCCGCTCGCGATCCCCTGCGACGTGACGGCCGAGGCCGACGTGCAGCGGATGATCGACACGGTCGTGGCCGAGCACGGCCGGCTCGACGTGCTCGTCAACAACGCCGGCCTCGGCGGCGAGGCCTCGATCGTCGAGATGACCGACGAGCAGTGGTCGACCGTCCTCGACGTCACGCTCAACGGCACATTCCGCTGCACGCGCGCGGCGCTGCGGCACATGGTCGCCCGCGGCAGCGGGGCGATCGTCAACAACGCCTCGATCTCCGGCTGGCGCGCGCAGGCGGGTCAGGCCCACTACGCCGCCGCGAAGGCCGGCGTGATGGCGCTGACGCGCTGCGCCGCGCTCGACGTCGCTGCCAGCGGCGTGCGCGTCAACGCCGTCTCGCCCAGCCTCGCGAGGCACCCCCACCTCGCCAAGACCTCCTCGGAGGAGCTGCTCGCCGGCCTGGCGACGCGCGAGGCGTTCGGCCGCGCGGCCGAACCGTGGGAGGTCGCCACCGTCATCGCCTTCCTCGCCAGCAACTACGCGTCGTACATGACCGGCGAGGTCGTCTCCGTCAGCAGCCAGCACCCGTAG